CTTCCACCACATCGGCATCCCCCTGCCCAATACCGCTGGTCTCTACCAAAATCAGATCAAACCCGGCCCGCTTTAAAATTCCGATTGCTTCCCGGGTAGCGCCGGAAAGTTCAGATCGATTTTTACGCGTGGCCAAACTGCGCATATACACCCGTGGATGATGAACCGCATTCATGCGAATACGATCGCCCAGCAGCGCTCCTCCCGTTTTTTGTTTGGAAGGGTCAATCGAGAGAACCGCCACCCGTTTTTGCGGGAAATCCTCTAAAAAGCGGCGCACCAGCTCATCAGTCAGAGAGCTTTTTCCCGCCCCTCCCGTTCCCGTCAAACCGACCACCGGCACTTCATGGAGCGGTGGTGTTTCCACTGTCGCCGCTTGCGCCTTTTCCGACAGAACATTCTGCTCCGCCAATGTAATCAAACGAGCAATCGCCTGTCTCTCTCCCCGTCCCACTGCTTCCCATTCATCCGTCAATTGTGTCACAGTCGGAAAATCACACGCTTGCACCATATGATTGATCATACCCTGTAGCCCCATCGTGCGCCCATCTTCAGGGGAAAAGACTTTGGCGACCCCGTATTGTTCCAGCCATTCAATTTCCCGGGAAACGATGACACCGCCCCCACCGGCAAACACGTTGATATGGGAGGCTCCTTCCGCTTTGAGGCGATCAATCATATATTGAAAAAATTCCACGTGTCCGCCCTGGTAGGAAGAGACGGCGATTCCCTGAACATCTTCCTGAATGGCCGCTTCTACAATCAGATCGACAGAGCGATCATGACCAAGATGAATCACTTCTACACCGCTGGCTTGCAACAATCTCCGAAACAGGTTAATCGACGCATCATGCCCATCAAACAGACCAGCTGCCGTCACGAAGCGAACCGGATACTGAGGCCGATAACTCTCCACCACCCATCCCTCCTCTAGTTGGTACATTCACGCAACAACCACGCCATTTGCTGGCGGGTATATTCCTCCAATGTGTAATGTTCCGCCAATGCCCAACGGCGAAAGGTCCACATCTCTCCCAGTACCATGATATTATGAGCCATCAAAGAGACGGAGGAAGGATCCAGACGCAATGTGTTGTCTTGGATTCCCCGCTGCAATATCTCCTCAAACAGTGCGGTGACCTCTTTTTCCCGTTGTAAAATCACACTGCGCGCCTTTTTTGGCAGTGATTTGGTCTCTTGATAAATCAGCAGCACCCAATCTGACAGTTCCCCCATCACCTTAAAATGCTGGGCCATCGCCCGGTTCAAACTTTCCCGTCCCGTCTCTGTCACGGATAAGGCTTCTTTTAGGCGGGTTTCCAACTCGGAATGGATATGGTCGCACACCAGATACAACACATCTTCCTTGGACTGGATATATTCATACATCGTGCCGATACTAAGGCCGCACTCACGCGCAATTTCCCGGGTCGTAGTCTTATGAAACCCTTTGCGCATAAACAGCTTCTGAGCCCCACGAATAATCTGCGCCCGTCGCTCTTCCACCAGTTTCCGGTTTTTCACCATTGAAGGAATACGATTGGAGTCCCGTGTCATTCCCTATCCCCCCCTTTCCCGGCAGCCAGATGAGCCATCCATTTTCGTGCCACTTGTTGCGGCGTCCATTCCCGCTGTTGTAGTCGGTCCAGATCAGTTTTTATCGCGGAATCCTCCAACCTTCCCTGCAAACGGCGGCGTAGCTCCTCTTCCACCATCGCTTCCACTTCGCGGCGAAGGTGAGCGCGCTGACGTCGTTCCCCCTCCCCGCTCTCCATCAAATAGCGACGATGGCGCTTTAGTTGCCGCCACATTTCATCCGTCCCCATCTCATCTTTTACGGAGGTTTTTACAATCGGCGGACGCCACGGACGATGACTTCCGCTCAGATCCAACAACTCCTCGATATCCTTCACCAGCCGCTCCGTCCCCGGCTGCTCTGCTTTATTGACGATAAACAGGTCCGCTGCTTCCATGATCCCCGCCTTAAACACCTGCACCGCATCGCCGCTGCCAGGGGGCAGCACCAAGGCCACCGTGTCCACCAAATGCATGATATCGATCTCCGACTGCCCCACACCCACGGTTTCCACAAAGATCACATCGATCCCGGCGGCATCCAGCACAACTGCCGCTTCCCGTGTAGCAACGGCCAAACCACCCAGGTGGCCGCGGCTACCCATGCTGCGAATAAACACCCCGTCATCCAAGGCATGACGGGTCATACGCACCCGATCCCCCAACAAGGCACCGCCGGTGAAAGGGCTGCTGGGATCAACCGCAACCACGCCGACAGTTTTGCCCTCCCGCCGGATCGCATCGATCAGCCGGTCAACCAAGGAACTCTTTCCTGCTCCCGGCGCCCCTGTCACCCCGATGAGAGCAGCCGAACCGGTATAGGGATAAAGGGATTGTAGTAACGCTTCCCGGCGTGGGTCCCGATTTTCAATGAAGCTGATGCCGCGAGCGATGGCCCGTTTTTGTCCTTGGCGGATGCGCTCAGCCCAAGCTGATATCTCCATGGGATCCACCCCGCTTACGAATATTGATGCAACCTCGTTTGTTTCCCTACCTCTACTACTTGGCGCAGAAAGGCTTCGCTTTCAAAAGTCCTCTCCATCATTCGACTAGCGACAAGCCTAAACTTTGTTGAACGTGAGAGAGGGATTTTGAGTCTGCCTGTCTCTGATGTCGCTTCTTGTACCCCACCGGTACCAAAACTACTCACTTTTTCACCGCGACGGGGATTCCCGACTCCTTTAAGAGGTAATTGGCGATTACAATGCGCTGTATCTCATTGGTTCCTTCATAAATCTGGGTGATCTTGGCGTCGCGCATCATCCGCTCTACCGGATATTCGCGGGTATAGCCGTATCCCCCGAATATCTGTACCGCCTCTGTCGTCACCTGCATCGCGATATCACCGGCATACAGCTTTGCCATTGCAGACGCCTTGCCGTATGGCAACCCTTCACTCTCCAGCCAAGCCGCCTGATACGTCAACAGACGGGCCGCTTCAATCTGGGTAGCCATATCCGCCAATTTAAACTGAATCGCCTGCAATTGTGCAATTGGCTTACCAAACTGCTTCCGCTCCTTGGCATAATCCAAAGCGGCATCCAATGCCCCCTGGGCAATGCCGACAGCCTGAGCGGCAATGCCGTTTCTGCCCCCGTCCAGTGTCATCATCGCAATCTTAAACCCTTGCCCTTCGTCTCCCAACCGGTTTTCCACCGGAATGCGGCAATCGTCAAAAATGATCTCCGTCGTCGGTGAGGAGCGGATGCCTAGCTTTTTCTCCTTTTTCCCGATGGAAAAGCCAGGGGTATCCTTCTCCACGATAAAGGCAGTAATACCGTGATGCTTCTCCTCGGGAGCGGTAACGGCAAAGACGAGATAGATCTCGGCGTCCCCTCCATTGGTGATAAAAATTTTGTTGCCGTTGAGAATATAGTGATTTCCGTCCCGCACCGCCGTCGTCTTCATCCCGGCAGCATCAGAACCGGAGCCGGGCTCCGTCAAACCATAGGCGCCCAATTTGACGCCTTCGGCCAGCGGATTTAAAAAGCGCTCTTTTTGTTCCGGCGTGCCAAATTTATGCAAGGGCCAACTAGCCAGGGAAATGTGGGCCGACAGGGTAACGCCGGTGGAGGCACATACTCGCGACAACTCCTCCACCGCGATCACATAACTGAGATAATCGAAGCCGACACCCCCTTCCTCCTCCGGCCACGGGATTCCGGTCAACCCCAATTGCCCCATCTGATCAAAGATGGAACGGTCAAACCGCTCCTCTTCATCCCGTTGTGCCGCGGTGGGAGCAACCTCATTCCGCGCAAACTCCCGCACCATTTTCCGCATCATCCGATGCTCTTCACTCAACTGAAATTGCATGGCGTTCACTTCCTTCTCTAAGGCATGTCAGACCAACTGGCTGGGATGGTGGAGTAACTAATCCCTTGGTCTGCGTCCCTCCACCCCGTTCTTGCCTGTACTCGAATGTCGGTCTCGCTTTGCACTTCACAGCACAAGTCTCGCCTTACTCGCTTCGCTCCTAGGTCTCGCTTTGCACACAGGGGCGTACAGAAGGAAACCCATCCCTCCCTACGATCCCTGCAACAATTCCTTCGCGATCACAATGCGCTGTATTTCGTTAGTTCCCTCATATATCTGGGTGATCTTAGCATCGCGAAAGAAGCGCTCCACCGGATAGTCGCGGGTGTACCCATAACCGCCAAACACCTGGATCGCTTCTGTCGTTACACGTACAGCGGTATCGGAGGCAAATAGTTTAGCCATGGCTGCTTCCCGTTTGCAGTCGCACCCCTGCTGATACAATTCTGCCGCTCGATAGATTAGCAGGTGGGCCGCTTCGACGGCGGTGGCCATATCGGCCAATTTAAACTGAATCGCTTGCTGTGCGGCCAACGGTTGGCCAAATTGGTACCGCTCCCCTGCATAGGATTGAGCTGCCTCCAGTGCAGCGATCGCAATACCCACCGCTTGCGCGGCAATGCCGATGCGGCCCCCGGCCAGGTTGGATAAGGCGATCGCAATCCCTTCCCCTTCCTCTCCCAGTCGGTTTTCCATCGGCACTTCCACTTGTTCAAAGATGACTTCACAAGTGTTAGAGCCATGGAGACCCATCTTCTTCTCTTTTTTGCCAATGGAAAATCCGGGGGTCCCTTTCTCAACAATAAAGGCGGTAATTCCTTTGCTGCCCTTGTCTGGATCGGTTACAGCAAACGTGACATAAATATCCGCTTCACCGGCATTAGTGATAAACATTTTACTTCCATTCAGGATATAACAGTCCCCATGTTTACTGGCGCGGGTACGGATGTTACTTGTATCGGAACCCGCATGGGCCTCTGTCAAAGCGAAAGCGCCCAAATATTCCCCCGTCGCCAGCTTGGAGACATATTTTTGCTTTTGTTCTGGGGTGCCGTGGTGCAAAATCGGAAGGGTCGCCACAGAGGTGTGAACCGCCAAAATTACACCCACAGTGGCGCTCACCTGGGATAATTCCTCCAAGGCCAAAATGTAGGAAGTATAATCAAAACCAGCCCCGCCCCATTTCTCCGGCACGGGAATCCCCATCAACCCCAACTCCCCCATCTTGGCCACCAATTCCCGGGGAAAGCGGTCCGTTTCATCCATCTCCTGTACCAGCGGAAGAATCTCCTTTCGGGCAAACTCCCGCACCGTTTTACGCATCATGTCCTGTTCTTGGTTGAACCGCAAATTCATGTTGTAATCCCTCCCTCGCAGCTGTTTGCGCTTCAGTGTGTAGAAATTGGGGTACTGAGCGGGCAAGCAGATAGACTCCATCTTTAGCAACCAGCTTACTCGTAGGTATAAAAACCCCGACCCGTTTTCCGTCCCAGCCAGCCTGCTTTTACATATTTGCGCAACAAGGGGCAGGGGCGGTATTTGGAATCCCCAAATCCTTCATGCAACGTCTCCATGATAAAGAGACAAGTATCCAACCCAATAAAGTCCGCCAAGGTAAGGGGGCCCATCGGGTGATTCATGCCCAGCTTCATCACTTCATCAATCGCTTCCTTGTCGGCGACCCCCTCATATAAAGCGTAGATCGCCTCATTGATCATGGGCATCAGAATGCGGTTGGAGATAAAACCGGGAAAATCATTCACCTCTACCGGGGTTTTGCCCAAATCCCGCGCCAGTGCCTCCACCGCCTGAAACACCGCTTCCGAGGTAGCTAGCCCCCGAATCACTTCTACCAGTTTCATCACCGGAACCGGATTCATAAAATGCATCCCAATCACATGCTCTGGCCGTTTGGTGACAGCAGCGATCTCGGTGATCGGCAGCGAAGAGGTGTTACTGGCCAAAATCGCATGAGCAGGGCAGATCGCATCCAGTCGACGGAAAAGATCCGTTTTAACCGCTAGATTCTCCACAACCGCCTCCACCACGATATCCGCCTGTC
This sequence is a window from Desmospora activa DSM 45169. Protein-coding genes within it:
- a CDS encoding TetR/AcrR family transcriptional regulator, which produces MTRDSNRIPSMVKNRKLVEERRAQIIRGAQKLFMRKGFHKTTTREIARECGLSIGTMYEYIQSKEDVLYLVCDHIHSELETRLKEALSVTETGRESLNRAMAQHFKVMGELSDWVLLIYQETKSLPKKARSVILQREKEVTALFEEILQRGIQDNTLRLDPSSVSLMAHNIMVLGEMWTFRRWALAEHYTLEEYTRQQMAWLLRECTN
- the meaB gene encoding methylmalonyl Co-A mutase-associated GTPase MeaB; amino-acid sequence: MEISAWAERIRQGQKRAIARGISFIENRDPRREALLQSLYPYTGSAALIGVTGAPGAGKSSLVDRLIDAIRREGKTVGVVAVDPSSPFTGGALLGDRVRMTRHALDDGVFIRSMGSRGHLGGLAVATREAAVVLDAAGIDVIFVETVGVGQSEIDIMHLVDTVALVLPPGSGDAVQVFKAGIMEAADLFIVNKAEQPGTERLVKDIEELLDLSGSHRPWRPPIVKTSVKDEMGTDEMWRQLKRHRRYLMESGEGERRQRAHLRREVEAMVEEELRRRLQGRLEDSAIKTDLDRLQQREWTPQQVARKWMAHLAAGKGGDRE
- a CDS encoding acyl-CoA dehydrogenase, which encodes MQFQLSEEHRMMRKMVREFARNEVAPTAAQRDEEERFDRSIFDQMGQLGLTGIPWPEEEGGVGFDYLSYVIAVEELSRVCASTGVTLSAHISLASWPLHKFGTPEQKERFLNPLAEGVKLGAYGLTEPGSGSDAAGMKTTAVRDGNHYILNGNKIFITNGGDAEIYLVFAVTAPEEKHHGITAFIVEKDTPGFSIGKKEKKLGIRSSPTTEIIFDDCRIPVENRLGDEGQGFKIAMMTLDGGRNGIAAQAVGIAQGALDAALDYAKERKQFGKPIAQLQAIQFKLADMATQIEAARLLTYQAAWLESEGLPYGKASAMAKLYAGDIAMQVTTEAVQIFGGYGYTREYPVERMMRDAKITQIYEGTNEIQRIVIANYLLKESGIPVAVKK
- a CDS encoding acyl-CoA dehydrogenase → MNLRFNQEQDMMRKTVREFARKEILPLVQEMDETDRFPRELVAKMGELGLMGIPVPEKWGGAGFDYTSYILALEELSQVSATVGVILAVHTSVATLPILHHGTPEQKQKYVSKLATGEYLGAFALTEAHAGSDTSNIRTRASKHGDCYILNGSKMFITNAGEADIYVTFAVTDPDKGSKGITAFIVEKGTPGFSIGKKEKKMGLHGSNTCEVIFEQVEVPMENRLGEEGEGIAIALSNLAGGRIGIAAQAVGIAIAALEAAQSYAGERYQFGQPLAAQQAIQFKLADMATAVEAAHLLIYRAAELYQQGCDCKREAAMAKLFASDTAVRVTTEAIQVFGGYGYTRDYPVERFFRDAKITQIYEGTNEIQRIVIAKELLQGS
- a CDS encoding 3-hydroxybutyryl-CoA dehydrogenase: MSIQQMTVIGAGQMGAGIAQVAAQAGLSVRLHDLSEKQVEQGIAVIANNLARQVEKGRMEEREWAAVLERLQGEVDLEKAAGQADIVVEAVVENLAVKTDLFRRLDAICPAHAILASNTSSLPITEIAAVTKRPEHVIGMHFMNPVPVMKLVEVIRGLATSEAVFQAVEALARDLGKTPVEVNDFPGFISNRILMPMINEAIYALYEGVADKEAIDEVMKLGMNHPMGPLTLADFIGLDTCLFIMETLHEGFGDSKYRPCPLLRKYVKAGWLGRKTGRGFYTYE